The Caloramator mitchellensis sequence TGAGTGATAATTCAGAAACAGAGTTTGAACTTGATTTTGACTGTATTGCGCAAATTGAACAATCGATGTTAAATGAATTAAATTGCTTAATTTGTGATGTTAGAATATCAAGCGAAAGCGCTATGAAATCAATAAGATTTCATTTAATTAATAATTATTTAAATGAATTAGGGCAGGTTATAAGGACAAATCCTGATTTATCGGAAATACCGGAAAATTCAGAAATAAATGATATTAAATACCTTATTGTTACATCACTTGATGCTAAGTCTTTAGAACAAAAAGGAAATAATGAAATTATGGATATTGAAGCTTTTAGAGTTCGTGAATTCGATATTAGTAAGCTTAATAGAAATACAGAAGTTAAAGCTAATAATAACGAAAATTTAAAGGAAATTACACAGGCTTCAACTTTAGAAAATACTGATAGAAAAATTGGACAAACTGTGAGAGTAAACGTTGATAAACTTGAGAAAATGATGAATTTAGTAGGTGAATTGTTAATTGAACATACAAGAATAAATCAAATAGGCAACATATTACATGGCAAATACACAACAGACAATTTGACAGATGATTTATTAGGTGTTTCAACTCATGTATCAAGGATAATAAGTGAATTGCAGGAAGTGGTAATGAAAACTAGAATGTTACCTATTCAACAATTGTTCAATCGTTTCCCAAGAATGGTGAGAGATTTAGCTGAATCATTGAATAAGGATATTGAATTAATTCTTGATGGTGGAGAAACGGAAATGGATAGGTCAATTATTGAAGAAATGACCGACCCTTTAATTCATATTATAAGAAATGCTATTGACCATGGAATAGAGACGCCCGAAGAAAGAATAAATTTAGGAAAACCATCAAAAGGTTCATTGCGAATTTCGGCGTTTCATCAGGAAAACAATGTTGTGTTGACAGTTGAAGATGATGGCAAGGGAATTGATATAAATAAAGTTAAAGAATCGGCAATCAAGAAAAAAGTAATTACAAGTCAGGATGCAGAATTAATGTCAGATAGTGAGATAATAAACCTCATTTTTCACTCTGGACTATCCACTGCTTCGGAGGTAAGTGAAGTTTCTGGTCGTGGAGTAGGAATGGACATAGTAAGAAACTGCATTGATAAACTGAATGGAATAATTGAAGTTGAAACAAAGATTGGAATAGGGACGAAAATTACAATTAAACTTCCATTAACTTTAGCTATTTTAACAGGATTACTAGTGAAAATAAACGATGAATCATATGCGCTTCCCATGAGCAATGTTGTTGAAATAGTAAGAAAAACTAATGAAGATATTGAATATGTAAAAGGGCAAGCTGTAACTACTATTAGAGATAAGATTATCCCACTTATATGTTTACAGGATTATTTTAATATACCCAGAAAAAAGAAGAATAATAAAATTTTTGTTGTATTACTCGGCGTTGCAGAAAAAAGGTTTGGTTTAGTTGTGGATGAATTGATTGGAAATCAAGAAATAGTTGTTAAACCTTTAGGAACATATATAGGAAAAATTGAAGGTTACTCAGGAGCAACGATTTTAGGAGATGGTAGCGTTGCATGTATATTGGATGTTTCAGGAATTTTAAAAATGGTAGGTTTTAAAAAGGTTGTTCAAACGGATAAAAACGAAATAATTTAAGATTAGGGGGAATTATATATGAGTATTAAAAGAAGTATTGCAATAAGTTATCTTGAAGGAAAAGGTTATTCAAAAAATGTTAATAGAATGATAAACTTAAGTGGCAAGATTGAAGAAAAGGTAAGTGAATTGTCGATAGTAACGGAGCAAATAAACAAAGGAACAGCTGAACAGAGTGTTGCAATTGAAGAAACAAATAGTATGTCGGGAAGAATTTTTGATTCGATTAATGGTGTTTACACAAATTCCGAAGAACTAGTTAAATTAGTTAATGAATCAAAAAGTTCTTTAGAAGAGATGGCTGTTAGCATACAACAAGTGGCAGGAAATAGCGAAAGCACAGCAAGTTCAGTAGAAGAGATATCAGCATCGATAGAACAGATGGGTAAGTCAATAAAGGGAGTAGCAGGAAACGCAGAAAGCCTGAAGGGATCAGCGCAAGAAGCAGCAGCAGCGATACAAGAGATAGTAGCGAGCATACAGCAAGTGGCAGGAAATAGCGAAAGCACAGCAAATTCTGTAGAGCAGATATCAGCATCGATAGAACAGATGGGTAAATCGATAAAGGGAGTAGCAGGAAATGCTGAAAAATTAGAAAAAGCTTCAACCGAAACTTATAAAGTTGTAGAAAATATGGCGGCTTCAATCAATCAAGTGGCAGGTAATGCTCAAAATGTAGGTAAATTAAGTGAAACTCTCCATAATGAAGCTAAAACTGGACATAAAGCAGTTGAAGACACCATGCAAGCAATTCAGGAAATATCTGTTGTTATATCTAAAGCTGGAGATGTAATAAATAATTTGGGAAAAAGTTCTGAAAAAATTGGAAGCATAATAGAAGTAATAGATGACATTGCAGAACAAACAAATCTATTAGCATTAAATGCCGCAATAGAAGCTGCAAGAGCTGGTGAACATGGAAAGGGTTTTGCTGTAGTAGCAGATGAAGTAAGAAAACTTGCAGAAAGAACAGCTACAGCTACAAAAGAAATATCTGTATTAATTAAAGGAATACAAAGTGAAACAACACAAGCAATAAAGGCAATTGAAGTAGGAACTGACAAGGTAGAACATGGAACAAAATTAAGCAACGAAATGGGAAAAGTTATTGAAACTATAGTTAATGGTATAGATAATGTTAATACTGAAATTCGTCAAATTAATATTGCTACTGAAGAACAAAGCAAAGGAACTGTTAAAGTGTTAGATGCGATGAAAAATGTTTCAGAACAGGTAACTCAGATAACAAGTGCAACAAGGGAACAAGCTTTTGCGGTAGAAGAGATAATAAA is a genomic window containing:
- a CDS encoding chemotaxis protein CheA, with the protein product MAGIFDSPEMLAAFYEEIEEQLQSLEQCILYLENNQEKEETINKLFRVAHTLKGSSAAIGFEKMKILTHNMENLLERIRSQKTIITKRIINALFQCLDLLKLLKEAFMLDRKNINIDITSILNELEKIMNQEPHCDKKELNIMSDNSETEFELDFDCIAQIEQSMLNELNCLICDVRISSESAMKSIRFHLINNYLNELGQVIRTNPDLSEIPENSEINDIKYLIVTSLDAKSLEQKGNNEIMDIEAFRVREFDISKLNRNTEVKANNNENLKEITQASTLENTDRKIGQTVRVNVDKLEKMMNLVGELLIEHTRINQIGNILHGKYTTDNLTDDLLGVSTHVSRIISELQEVVMKTRMLPIQQLFNRFPRMVRDLAESLNKDIELILDGGETEMDRSIIEEMTDPLIHIIRNAIDHGIETPEERINLGKPSKGSLRISAFHQENNVVLTVEDDGKGIDINKVKESAIKKKVITSQDAELMSDSEIINLIFHSGLSTASEVSEVSGRGVGMDIVRNCIDKLNGIIEVETKIGIGTKITIKLPLTLAILTGLLVKINDESYALPMSNVVEIVRKTNEDIEYVKGQAVTTIRDKIIPLICLQDYFNIPRKKKNNKIFVVLLGVAEKRFGLVVDELIGNQEIVVKPLGTYIGKIEGYSGATILGDGSVACILDVSGILKMVGFKKVVQTDKNEII
- a CDS encoding methyl-accepting chemotaxis protein, which encodes MSIKRSIAISYLEGKGYSKNVNRMINLSGKIEEKVSELSIVTEQINKGTAEQSVAIEETNSMSGRIFDSINGVYTNSEELVKLVNESKSSLEEMAVSIQQVAGNSESTASSVEEISASIEQMGKSIKGVAGNAESLKGSAQEAAAAIQEIVASIQQVAGNSESTANSVEQISASIEQMGKSIKGVAGNAEKLEKASTETYKVVENMAASINQVAGNAQNVGKLSETLHNEAKTGHKAVEDTMQAIQEISVVISKAGDVINNLGKSSEKIGSIIEVIDDIAEQTNLLALNAAIEAARAGEHGKGFAVVADEVRKLAERTATATKEISVLIKGIQSETTQAIKAIEVGTDKVEHGTKLSNEMGKVIETIVNGIDNVNTEIRQINIATEEQSKGTVKVLDAMKNVSEQVTQITSATREQAFAVEEIIKGVGNAREQVKQITVATKEQSQQGENMIKIIADVTKQSEQVAVAVIEQAKGVEEIIKGVGNAREQVRQITVATKEQAKQGQNIVISVENVTKQSEQVAVAVIERKRQKI